Proteins encoded by one window of Lates calcarifer isolate ASB-BC8 linkage group LG7_1, TLL_Latcal_v3, whole genome shotgun sequence:
- the ndufaf7 gene encoding protein arginine methyltransferase NDUFAF7, mitochondrial produces the protein MRVSLGVKTQQLLSRVFSPSAAVRWRAAQTRPLCSSSPDEEQPRPSMLRHLTSKIKATGPISVAEYMREVLTNPVTGYYVRNNMLGPEGDFITSPEISQIFGELLGVWIVSEWMGAGGPRQLQVVELGPGKGSLASDILRVFGQLRSVLGDVSVSLHLVEVSPALSRLQAQNLTGDGSREADAEDEPVYRRGETAAGLPVSWYRRLDDVPRGFSIFLAHEFFDALPIHKFQRTERGWREVLVDIDPEKPEQLRFVVTPAPTLASSTLVQVNEKRNHVEVCAEGGVVVQQLARRIAGNGGAALIADYGHDGTKTDTFRGFKGHQLHDVLASPGSADLTADVDFSYLRKMAGRGVACLGPITQRMFLKNMGIDTRMQVLLRNCSDPSTRKQLISSYDVLTNPTKMGERFHFFSLLHHSRLAKPRRPEGLKLEKKSPAPLPVAGFTELGFS, from the exons ATGAGGGTTTCACTCGGtgttaaaacacagcagctgctcagcaGAGTCTTCAGTCCATCAGCAGCAG tgCGATGGCGAGCAGCTCAGACCAGAcccctctgcagctcctcaccTGACGAGGAGCAGCCCAGACCGTCCATGCTGCGACACCTgacctccaaaataaaagccacagGTCCAATTTCTGTGGCCGAGTACATGAGGGAGGTGCTCACCAACCCTGTGACG GGTTACTACGTGAGGAACAACATGCTGGGACCAGAGGGAGATTTCATCACATCACCAGAAATCAGTCAGATATTTGGAGAG CTGCTCGGCGTGTGGATCGTCAGTGAGTGGATGGGGGCAGGTGGACCCAGACAGCTGCAGGTGGTCGAGCTCGGACCTGGGAAAGGATCGTTGGCCAGCGACATCCTCAGA GTGTTCGGTCAGCTGCGCTCAGTGCTGGGTGACGTCTCCGTGTCGCTCCACCTGGTCGAGGTGAGTCCGGCCCTGAGTCGGCTTCAGGCCCAGAATCTGACCGGGGACGGCAGCAGGGAGGCGGACGCCGAGGACGAGCCGGTTTACCGTCGTGGGGAAACCGCAGCCGGACTCCCGGTGTCCTGGTACCGCCGCTTAGACGACGTCCCCAGAG gttTCAGCATCTTTCTCGCTCACGAGTTCTTTGACGCTCTGCCCATCCACAAATTCCAG AGGACGGAGAGAGGCTGGAGGGAGGTGTTGGTGGACATCGACCCGGAGAAGCCGGAGCAGCTGAGGTTTGTCGTGACGCCGGCTCCCACCCTGGCCTCGTCCACACTCGTACAG gtgaATGAAAAGCGGAATCACGTGGAGGTGTGTGCGGAGGGCGGGGTCGTCGTCCAGCAGCTGGCCCGGCGGATCGCAGGAAACGGCGGGGCGGCGCTGATCGCAGACTACGGCCACGATGGAACCAAGACGGACACGTTCAGA GGTTTTAAAGGTCACCAGCTCCACGACGTCCTGGCCTCCCCCGGCTCAGCCGACCTCACCGCGGACGTAGACTTCAGCTACCTGCGGAAGATGGCTGGAAGGGGCGTGGCCTGTCTGGGACCCATCACTCAGAGGATGTTCCTGAAGAACATGGGCATCGACACACGGATGCAG GTTCTGCTGAGGAACTGCAGCGACCCGTCCACCAGGAAGCAGCTGATCAGCAGCTACGACGTGCTCACCAACCCCACCAAGATGGGCGAGCGCTTCCACTTCTTCAGCCTGCTGCACCACAGCCGCCTCGCCAAACCCAGGAGACCGGAGGGGCTGAAGCTGGAGAAGAAGAGCCCGGCTCCGCTGCCGGTGGCCGGATTCACCGAGCTTGGCTTCTCCTGA